A genomic stretch from uncultured Cohaesibacter sp. includes:
- a CDS encoding type II and III secretion system protein family protein: MISSSYGMTMVRNPGLSGRSLTVMMLICLMTLFFLAPISGAYAGSEIRLQAASANGRNIDVGLNKSMVIETPRDVRDVLVSSPSVADAVVRTPRRVYILGMAIGQANVILFDGDGNQIASFDVNVARDNASLAALLRRMIPSSSIRVDGVGEGVALSGSVQRPADAEKAMDLAATYVGDRKKVSNYISVEAREQVQIRVTVAEVERSIIKQLGIQMGGALSRGVFTSAGQISNPFSVALQNLSKSAVGVSVGGTENYLSTVVQAMERNGLIRTLAEPNLTAISGEKADFLAGGEFPIPVGLDDGKVMVEFKQYGVALSFRPIVLSENRISLQIKSEVSEISSDQTVTVGDAKTQLSIPGLRTRRSSTTLELPSGGTMAMAGLLRDEVRKNIDGFPYLKDLPILGALFRSRDYKRNQTELVFFVTPYIVQPVAKSKLALPTKNVQPSSDMNDIFLGALTRRYDMTGGNGRRGVKYNGRFGYSYE; the protein is encoded by the coding sequence ATGATCAGTTCTTCTTACGGTATGACAATGGTCAGAAACCCAGGACTGTCTGGCAGAAGCCTGACGGTCATGATGCTTATCTGCCTGATGACCCTGTTTTTTCTGGCACCGATCTCCGGAGCTTATGCCGGATCTGAAATACGCCTTCAGGCTGCCAGTGCCAATGGCCGCAATATCGATGTGGGGCTGAACAAGTCCATGGTAATCGAAACGCCGCGCGATGTGCGCGATGTGCTGGTTTCCAGTCCTTCTGTCGCCGACGCTGTCGTGCGAACGCCGCGACGGGTCTATATCCTCGGCATGGCGATCGGACAGGCCAACGTAATTCTGTTTGATGGCGATGGCAATCAGATCGCCAGCTTTGATGTCAATGTCGCTCGCGACAACGCGTCTCTGGCCGCCCTGCTGCGTCGGATGATCCCCTCGTCCAGTATCCGCGTGGATGGTGTTGGGGAGGGCGTGGCGCTTTCCGGTTCAGTGCAACGGCCTGCCGATGCGGAGAAAGCCATGGATCTGGCCGCCACCTATGTGGGCGACCGTAAGAAAGTCAGCAATTATATTTCGGTTGAAGCCCGCGAACAGGTTCAGATCCGCGTCACAGTGGCGGAAGTGGAGCGCAGTATAATCAAGCAGCTCGGCATCCAGATGGGTGGAGCCCTCTCGCGTGGTGTCTTTACGAGTGCTGGACAGATTTCGAACCCCTTCTCGGTTGCATTGCAGAATTTGTCCAAAAGCGCTGTGGGCGTGAGCGTTGGAGGGACGGAAAACTATTTGAGCACGGTCGTTCAGGCCATGGAACGCAACGGATTGATCCGCACCTTGGCAGAACCAAACCTGACCGCCATTTCCGGCGAGAAAGCCGATTTTCTGGCCGGTGGTGAATTCCCCATTCCTGTTGGCCTAGACGATGGCAAGGTCATGGTCGAGTTCAAGCAATATGGTGTGGCATTGTCCTTCCGGCCGATTGTCCTGTCTGAAAATCGTATCAGCCTGCAGATCAAATCCGAGGTTTCGGAGATCTCTTCAGATCAGACTGTCACCGTTGGGGATGCAAAAACACAACTCTCCATTCCTGGTTTGAGAACGCGCCGCTCCTCCACAACACTGGAGTTGCCTTCCGGCGGGACTATGGCGATGGCCGGTTTGCTACGCGATGAAGTGCGCAAGAATATCGACGGCTTCCCCTATCTCAAGGATCTGCCGATACTGGGCGCCTTGTTCCGATCACGTGACTATAAACGCAATCAAACCGAGTTGGTGTTCTTTGTTACGCCATACATCGTACAGCCGGTGGCCAAGTCGAAGCTGGCTTTGCCTACCAAGAATGTTCAGCCATCATCCGATATGAATGATATTTTCCTCGGAGCCCTGACCCGCCGCTATGACATGACGGGCGGGAATGGCCGTCGGGGTGTAAAATATAATGGCCGCTTTGGCTACAGTTATGAGTGA
- the cpaB gene encoding Flp pilus assembly protein CpaB — MKVARIAVIIVALVAGLFALLLARSLGTQKQEAQVEPAAPVEQIELAEVLTAAQNVSLGTNFTANLFAWSKWPRANLGPGYIVRNERPEADSELVGAVARSSFLQGEPITEGKLAIGGKGMMSSVLPKGYRAIATPISAATSAGGFILPKDRVDVILTEQGKKGANSETILNNVRVLAIDQTTEEKDGVKVVVGETATLELLPAQVETLSAAQANGAISLVLRSLEDAEDDTEVSQANNGTVIMVRSGMMSKRTVKK, encoded by the coding sequence ATGAAAGTAGCGCGCATTGCCGTCATTATTGTCGCTTTGGTCGCCGGACTGTTTGCTTTGCTTCTAGCCAGATCTCTTGGCACCCAGAAGCAAGAAGCCCAGGTGGAGCCTGCAGCTCCAGTCGAGCAAATCGAACTGGCTGAAGTGCTGACCGCTGCGCAAAATGTTTCGCTTGGTACGAATTTTACAGCCAATCTCTTTGCCTGGAGCAAATGGCCACGGGCGAATTTGGGGCCGGGCTATATCGTGCGCAATGAGCGTCCTGAAGCTGATAGCGAGCTGGTTGGTGCTGTTGCGCGCAGCTCCTTCTTGCAGGGGGAACCCATTACCGAGGGCAAGCTGGCCATCGGTGGCAAGGGGATGATGTCTTCAGTTCTACCCAAAGGCTACCGTGCCATTGCAACGCCTATTTCAGCGGCAACGAGTGCTGGCGGCTTCATCCTCCCCAAAGACAGGGTCGATGTGATCCTTACCGAGCAAGGCAAAAAAGGCGCCAACTCTGAAACCATCCTGAACAATGTTCGGGTTCTGGCTATCGACCAGACCACCGAAGAGAAGGACGGGGTCAAGGTTGTGGTCGGGGAAACGGCGACGTTGGAGCTTTTGCCCGCGCAGGTCGAAACGCTCTCGGCAGCGCAGGCTAACGGGGCCATCTCGCTTGTATTACGCTCTCTGGAAGATGCGGAAGATGATACCGAAGTTTCCCAAGCCAACAATGGCACCGTTATCATGGTGCGCTCCGGTATGATGAGCAAGAGGACGGTAAAGAAATGA
- a CDS encoding prepilin peptidase, whose amino-acid sequence MMDFVFGWGLLLFVPLVFAYAASSDLFSMRISNRLALIFLAAFPVFAYGIGMSWQNAFAHLGVGVITFIAVYLLWIFKCIGGGDAKFAAVAAIWMGPELTIMFFALTSIYGSIMAFAFILMRSRFLPGFMVKMEWAMRLHTVKRIPYGLALGAAGLQLYSMSDWMDAGIRLAIS is encoded by the coding sequence ATGATGGACTTTGTTTTCGGCTGGGGGCTTCTTCTCTTTGTTCCTCTTGTATTTGCCTATGCAGCCAGTTCCGATCTTTTCAGTATGCGCATATCCAATCGCCTCGCGCTCATCTTTCTTGCTGCTTTTCCTGTCTTTGCCTATGGCATAGGCATGAGTTGGCAAAATGCCTTCGCGCATCTGGGTGTCGGCGTTATCACTTTCATCGCTGTCTATTTGCTATGGATTTTCAAATGCATAGGTGGTGGTGACGCCAAGTTTGCAGCGGTTGCCGCGATCTGGATGGGCCCGGAACTAACCATCATGTTTTTCGCGCTTACCTCCATCTATGGTTCTATCATGGCCTTTGCTTTCATTCTGATGCGATCCCGTTTCCTGCCGGGGTTCATGGTCAAGATGGAATGGGCTATGCGGCTACATACCGTTAAGCGTATTCCCTACGGGCTTGCTCTCGGCGCTGCTGGGCTACAGCTTTATTCTATGTCTGATTGGATGGATGCTGGTATTCGCCTTGCGATTTCTTGA
- a CDS encoding Flp family type IVb pilin: MNKFTHFLKDESGATAIEYALLAGLIGVGIMAAASTLGGGISSLMNSIAGKLSGIKLP, from the coding sequence ATGAACAAGTTTACTCACTTTCTGAAAGACGAATCTGGCGCAACCGCAATTGAATATGCCCTTCTTGCTGGCCTGATCGGTGTTGGCATCATGGCTGCAGCATCCACTCTTGGTGGCGGTATATCCTCGCTGATGAACAGCATTGCTGGCAAGCTTTCCGGTATTAAGCTGCCTTAA
- a CDS encoding pilus assembly protein N-terminal domain-containing protein, translating to MKLAKASLAILATIWMSMGQAAQADQSYPMIDVKVDRAKVMRVSRAASMVIIGNPAIADATIKDSQTLIITGKQYGTTNLIVLDAAGEPIADEILSVTSAMDSNVVVYKGTDRFTLHCTPNCEPVFRIGDQKEKLSELSSSIQSHDQNSAGQETAPNLE from the coding sequence ATGAAACTTGCCAAAGCGTCCCTCGCTATTTTAGCAACAATTTGGATGTCAATGGGCCAAGCCGCGCAGGCAGACCAATCCTATCCCATGATTGATGTGAAAGTGGACCGGGCAAAAGTCATGCGCGTTTCCCGCGCAGCCTCTATGGTCATTATTGGAAATCCAGCCATTGCTGATGCGACGATCAAGGATAGCCAAACCCTCATCATTACTGGCAAGCAATATGGAACTACCAATCTGATTGTTCTGGATGCGGCTGGCGAACCAATTGCCGATGAAATTCTTAGCGTCACGTCGGCCATGGATAGCAATGTCGTCGTTTATAAAGGGACAGATCGCTTCACCTTGCACTGCACCCCCAACTGCGAACCAGTTTTCCGCATCGGAGACCAAAAAGAGAAATTGTCAGAACTCTCTTCTTCAATTCAATCGCACGACCAAAATTCCGCAGGGCAAGAAACCGCCCCCAATCTTGAGTAG
- a CDS encoding TadE/TadG family type IV pilus assembly protein: protein MRNPKHIWVLLEARHTLFAPLLNSFQTSAALRHRIKEPPMSQFFKRGLFAKQLIGLEDDQESSQPFIKDDDGATAVEFALLATPFLGFLYALLAIGYIYLNATVFEDATQQASRKIRTGEVTETNLTKDGFKKLICSEILIPEATCLNEMIIDVTSNEDLSQLNTKAPESVEQQGSSQETYDPGAGLDYVIVKAYLPFDSMNGLFALLNSGPVPKLVLSSVEVFRNEPFSSSP from the coding sequence GTGCGCAATCCGAAGCATATATGGGTTCTTCTTGAAGCAAGACATACTCTTTTTGCACCGTTGCTCAATTCGTTTCAGACCTCTGCGGCTTTGCGCCATAGAATAAAGGAACCTCCGATGAGTCAGTTCTTTAAAAGAGGCCTCTTTGCCAAGCAACTGATTGGGCTCGAAGACGACCAAGAATCCAGTCAGCCATTCATCAAGGATGATGATGGCGCCACCGCAGTTGAATTCGCTCTGTTGGCAACCCCATTTCTTGGCTTTCTCTATGCGCTGCTTGCGATCGGATATATCTATCTGAATGCCACGGTATTTGAAGACGCCACACAGCAGGCCAGTCGTAAAATACGAACAGGAGAGGTGACTGAAACCAATCTCACCAAGGATGGCTTCAAGAAACTCATTTGCAGTGAAATACTCATTCCCGAAGCCACTTGCCTGAATGAAATGATCATTGACGTCACCAGCAACGAGGATCTATCCCAGCTTAATACCAAAGCCCCGGAAAGTGTTGAGCAACAGGGTAGTTCACAAGAAACCTATGACCCGGGCGCGGGCCTTGATTACGTTATTGTTAAAGCCTATCTCCCGTTCGATTCGATGAATGGACTATTTGCTCTCCTGAATAGCGGTCCTGTACCAAAACTTGTTTTGTCGTCTGTCGAAGTCTTTCGCAACGAACCTTTCTCATCCTCACCTTGA
- a CDS encoding TadE/TadG family type IV pilus assembly protein, whose amino-acid sequence MSAIEFTILLPLMILLALGTWELTKAVMVNRKNSKIATSIANLATQDSSITASDWATFGDIADKIMFPYDDLAHRIGMIAVQVDNTGRLHVVCRYGSAGIDASTLPEGMRLANSFYIMTAAEVDYIALSKTFSAYGVGTGVGDMTFRDTAVFSPRKASQISCQ is encoded by the coding sequence GTGTCTGCAATCGAGTTTACGATCCTACTGCCTTTGATGATTCTGCTGGCTCTCGGCACTTGGGAACTAACCAAGGCGGTCATGGTTAATCGTAAGAATTCCAAAATTGCCACCTCGATTGCCAATCTGGCGACACAGGACAGCAGCATTACAGCCTCTGATTGGGCAACATTTGGAGATATCGCAGATAAGATCATGTTCCCCTATGACGATCTAGCGCATAGAATCGGAATGATTGCGGTCCAGGTAGACAATACCGGCAGACTGCATGTTGTCTGTCGCTATGGCTCGGCAGGTATTGACGCCTCAACCCTTCCTGAGGGCATGCGCTTGGCCAATAGCTTCTACATAATGACCGCCGCAGAGGTAGACTATATCGCCCTCTCCAAGACTTTCTCAGCCTACGGTGTCGGTACGGGTGTCGGAGACATGACCTTCAGGGACACCGCCGTATTCTCTCCCAGAAAGGCAAGCCAAATCTCCTGTCAATGA
- a CDS encoding PhnD/SsuA/transferrin family substrate-binding protein, producing MLSSVSGCLVACKRLFGALIGIGVAATLCLATLGVTGLQAQEAVERHMLDTLGRDMATQPDSSFPMTESDVRSPEDQLQPLPSGEGGNDASSPSITELDEPNTVTLLDDKPPLRVGLISQQGARYLQTRIEPFRRYLQESLSRPIEIVAYSSMPSLMAAHIGRKVDYSIYPASIFSMAYASCGCLTPMVAPISREAPDGIYMLLVVRGASGIQNLADLSGRSMALSSKDGAIPFYMAMNELKKAGLNPERDLDSLVGKDSPDEALELLDEGAVDAALVWSTTPYNQNIFSSEGAISAYLQKKNRGRQGGNKPDFLSIWHSPAIPAGPHVIHNEVSKQTRAELINALKEMNQRDPEAYDAIERRYGGGFRSVSLKDYEPLIEIATKR from the coding sequence ATGTTAAGTTCCGTTTCTGGCTGTTTGGTCGCATGTAAGCGTCTGTTCGGTGCATTGATCGGCATAGGTGTTGCAGCAACCCTTTGCCTTGCCACACTTGGAGTAACCGGACTGCAGGCTCAAGAGGCTGTAGAACGCCACATGCTTGATACGTTGGGCAGAGACATGGCCACGCAGCCGGACAGCAGTTTCCCTATGACAGAAAGCGATGTGCGCTCTCCGGAGGATCAGCTTCAACCACTTCCGTCTGGCGAAGGCGGGAACGACGCCTCAAGTCCGTCAATCACCGAACTTGACGAGCCAAACACTGTTACGCTGCTGGATGATAAGCCGCCATTGAGGGTTGGCCTCATTTCCCAGCAGGGGGCGCGGTATTTGCAGACGCGCATCGAACCATTCCGGCGCTATCTTCAGGAAAGCCTTTCAAGGCCGATCGAGATTGTTGCCTACTCGTCTATGCCCTCACTCATGGCCGCCCATATCGGGCGAAAAGTGGATTATTCCATCTATCCGGCCAGCATCTTCTCCATGGCATACGCGTCTTGCGGCTGCCTGACACCTATGGTCGCGCCGATTTCCCGCGAGGCACCCGATGGCATTTATATGCTGCTGGTCGTCCGTGGAGCCAGCGGGATCCAGAATTTGGCAGATCTCTCGGGGCGCTCCATGGCCTTGTCGTCCAAGGATGGCGCGATACCATTCTATATGGCGATGAACGAGCTCAAGAAAGCCGGGCTAAACCCTGAGAGGGATCTGGATTCTCTGGTGGGTAAAGACAGTCCCGATGAAGCCCTGGAACTGCTTGACGAGGGGGCGGTGGATGCCGCGCTGGTCTGGTCCACGACACCCTACAATCAGAATATCTTTTCCAGCGAAGGTGCCATTTCAGCGTATTTGCAAAAGAAAAATCGTGGGAGACAGGGCGGTAACAAGCCCGATTTCCTATCCATTTGGCATTCTCCAGCCATTCCTGCAGGCCCACATGTGATCCATAATGAGGTGTCCAAGCAGACACGGGCAGAGCTGATCAATGCGCTTAAAGAGATGAACCAGCGCGATCCTGAAGCCTATGACGCAATTGAGCGGCGCTATGGCGGTGGCTTCAGAAGTGTCAGTTTGAAGGATTACGAACCTCTGATCGAGATCGCAACGAAACGCTAA
- a CDS encoding HAD family phosphatase has protein sequence MTQNPSIVVFDIGNVLIRWNMHYLYESFFASKEEIDAFAAETGLHEWNLQQDLGRDWADGIELLVKAHPNYEKEIRAFRERWHDMVPGVIAGTVLIKERLHEMNVPLYAITNFAGDTFRECQERFPTLKQFRDIVISGDEKTIKPGTDIFHILLERNNLDAADCLFIDDSMPNIEAARSIGMHAHHFKSPFELAEDLRSYGFAI, from the coding sequence ATGACACAGAATCCATCCATTGTGGTTTTCGATATAGGTAATGTCCTTATCCGTTGGAACATGCATTACCTCTACGAATCTTTTTTCGCCAGCAAGGAAGAGATTGATGCCTTCGCTGCGGAAACGGGCTTGCATGAATGGAATTTGCAACAGGATCTTGGCCGAGATTGGGCAGATGGCATAGAATTACTGGTCAAGGCACATCCCAATTACGAAAAAGAAATCCGCGCTTTCCGGGAACGCTGGCATGACATGGTGCCGGGCGTTATTGCCGGAACCGTGCTCATCAAGGAACGCTTGCACGAAATGAATGTGCCGCTTTATGCGATCACCAATTTTGCGGGCGATACCTTCCGAGAATGTCAGGAGCGCTTTCCCACGCTCAAGCAATTCCGCGATATCGTGATTTCGGGCGATGAGAAAACCATCAAACCGGGTACCGACATTTTCCATATTCTGCTGGAGCGCAACAATCTTGATGCGGCCGATTGTCTCTTCATTGATGATTCAATGCCGAATATCGAAGCGGCACGCTCCATTGGCATGCATGCGCATCATTTCAAAAGCCCGTTCGAACTGGCTGAAGATTTGCGCAGCTATGGATTTGCCATCTAG
- a CDS encoding TIGR02281 family clan AA aspartic protease — MARLIFMAIIFIVLATQLPGLATDWLVSNGYMERRDAAALLNASSSDNAKKTTNYNGVNRVVLKPGPGGHYFAQAHFNNKTVRTLIDSGASFVALTHEDARRLGLGLVAADYSVPVQTANGSLYYARAHISSIRIGQVRVRNLDVLVAPKGALNITLIGMSYLRKLKTIKVERGRLILEG; from the coding sequence ATGGCGCGTCTGATTTTCATGGCCATCATTTTTATTGTTCTGGCGACCCAGCTACCGGGCTTGGCGACCGACTGGCTTGTCTCCAATGGCTATATGGAAAGGCGCGATGCTGCGGCTCTGCTCAATGCTTCCTCTTCGGATAACGCCAAGAAGACAACCAATTATAATGGCGTCAATCGCGTCGTGTTGAAGCCCGGACCGGGCGGCCACTATTTTGCTCAGGCCCATTTCAACAACAAGACCGTGCGCACCCTCATCGATTCGGGAGCCAGCTTTGTCGCGCTTACCCATGAAGATGCGCGCCGCCTCGGTCTCGGTCTTGTTGCTGCCGACTATAGTGTGCCGGTGCAGACAGCCAATGGATCGCTATATTATGCGCGTGCGCATATTTCCAGCATACGGATCGGGCAGGTTAGAGTGCGCAATCTCGATGTGCTGGTTGCTCCGAAAGGCGCTCTCAACATCACCTTGATCGGCATGAGCTATCTGCGAAAACTCAAGACAATCAAGGTTGAGCGGGGTCGGCTCATTCTGGAAGGCTAA
- the upp gene encoding uracil phosphoribosyltransferase — MQQVTVVDHPLVQHKLTIMRDKDTSTASFRQLLREISHLLCYEATRELEMTTKMIETPLMEMKAPTLAGKKLVFASILRAGNGLLEGMLDLVPSARVAHVGLYRDPVTFEAVEYYFKAPEDLEDRLVIAVDPMLATANSAVLAINKLKERGAQNIRFVSLLAAPEGIEAFTEAHPDVPVITAAIDKKLNEKNYILPGLGDAGDRMYGTK, encoded by the coding sequence ATGCAGCAGGTAACAGTCGTCGATCATCCGCTTGTTCAGCACAAGCTCACCATCATGCGGGACAAGGACACGTCCACGGCATCCTTCCGCCAGTTGCTGCGGGAAATCTCCCACCTGCTTTGCTATGAAGCAACGCGTGAGCTGGAAATGACCACCAAGATGATTGAAACACCCCTCATGGAAATGAAGGCGCCAACTCTTGCTGGCAAGAAGCTGGTGTTTGCCTCCATTCTGCGTGCAGGCAACGGTCTTCTGGAAGGCATGTTGGATCTGGTGCCCTCGGCTCGTGTAGCTCATGTTGGCCTCTATCGCGATCCGGTAACTTTTGAAGCGGTTGAATATTATTTCAAGGCACCAGAAGATCTGGAAGATCGTCTGGTCATCGCAGTTGACCCGATGCTGGCAACGGCAAACTCTGCGGTTCTGGCTATCAACAAGCTCAAGGAACGCGGCGCGCAGAATATTCGCTTCGTTTCGCTCTTGGCTGCTCCCGAAGGCATCGAAGCCTTTACCGAAGCACATCCCGATGTGCCGGTTATCACCGCTGCCATAGACAAGAAGCTCAACGAGAAGAACTATATTCTTCCCGGTCTTGGCGATGCGGGCGACCGCATGTATGGCACCAAGTAA
- the add gene encoding adenosine deaminase: MSQGNSESSGQRLLKAELHVHIEGAAHPELVHRLAERHGKNLDAFMRDDGSYIWSDFTNFLECYDKVAAVICTPEDYADLTEDYLLRNAAEGCFYTEFFLSPDHVALLGMSYENLLEGISEGYERARAKSEKAGFPIDARFIVTCLRHMGPEAAIEVAKRVVAKHHPLVTGFGMGGDERLYSQRAFAPAFDIAHEAGLACTTHAGEFGGPESVKDALDHLPVTRIGHGVRSIEDPDLVKRLVDDAILLEVCPHSNMELGLYPSLADHPLTDLMQAGVLTTLSSDDPPFFSTSIGKEYDGIKAVTGWDDATMLGFTRRSLEAAFVDPDTKAGLLARLQTVE, from the coding sequence ATGTCGCAAGGAAACTCTGAATCCTCCGGCCAGAGGCTTTTGAAGGCCGAACTGCATGTCCATATAGAAGGCGCTGCACACCCAGAGCTGGTGCACCGGCTGGCCGAACGTCATGGCAAGAATCTGGATGCCTTCATGCGCGATGATGGCAGCTATATCTGGTCGGATTTCACCAATTTCCTCGAGTGCTACGACAAGGTGGCTGCCGTCATCTGCACGCCTGAGGATTATGCAGACCTGACAGAGGACTATCTGCTGCGCAATGCTGCAGAAGGCTGTTTCTATACCGAGTTCTTTCTCTCGCCGGATCATGTGGCGCTGCTCGGCATGAGCTATGAGAATCTGCTTGAAGGCATCAGTGAAGGGTATGAGCGCGCCAGAGCCAAAAGCGAAAAGGCGGGGTTTCCCATTGATGCGCGCTTTATCGTTACCTGCCTGAGGCATATGGGCCCCGAAGCGGCCATTGAGGTTGCAAAGCGTGTGGTCGCTAAGCACCATCCGTTGGTAACGGGCTTTGGCATGGGCGGGGATGAGCGCCTATATAGCCAGAGAGCCTTCGCTCCGGCCTTTGATATAGCCCATGAGGCGGGCCTTGCCTGCACCACCCATGCGGGGGAATTCGGCGGACCCGAGAGCGTCAAGGACGCGCTTGATCATCTTCCTGTCACGCGCATAGGCCATGGCGTGCGGTCGATTGAAGACCCGGATCTGGTCAAACGGTTGGTTGACGACGCCATCTTGCTGGAGGTCTGTCCCCATTCCAACATGGAGCTGGGCCTTTATCCCTCGCTCGCTGACCATCCACTCACGGATCTCATGCAAGCCGGTGTTCTGACCACCCTGTCTTCGGATGACCCACCTTTCTTTTCCACCTCCATTGGCAAGGAATATGATGGCATAAAGGCCGTGACCGGATGGGATGACGCCACCATGCTTGGCTTCACCCGTCGCTCGCTTGAGGCTGCCTTTGTGGATCCTGACACCAAAGCCGGATTGCTGGCGCGCCTCCAGACTGTAGAGTGA
- a CDS encoding phosphopentomutase, which translates to MARAFILVLDSFGIGNAPDAEKFGKPTSDKGSDTLGHIASACARGEGDKEGLRSGPLSLPNMDRLGLGLVAEKATGSRPANLSYEGEPKGLCANAAEVSIGKDTPSGHWEIAGVPVPFDWGYFPETQPTFPPEMTKAFLEKTGLPGILGDKHASGTVIINELGEESIRTGMPICYTSADSVYQIAAHEEHFGLDRLYEICEIAFDLVAPYNIGRVIARPFIGETPADFERTGNRHDYSVLPPEPTLLDRAEKDGRQVLAVGKISDIFAAQGVTKKIKATGNPMIFDETLKAIAEAKDGDLVFSNLVDFDMHYGHRRDVPGYAAALEYFDGRLPELEAMLQPGDLVVLTADHGCDPTWQGTDHTREQVPVLMFGPGIEGRYAGQRNTFADIGETVAAHLGLAPGKHGTSFLKV; encoded by the coding sequence ATGGCACGCGCATTCATTCTGGTTCTTGACTCCTTCGGCATCGGCAATGCACCGGATGCAGAAAAATTCGGCAAACCGACCTCCGATAAAGGTTCGGACACGCTTGGTCATATAGCCAGTGCCTGCGCACGTGGCGAGGGCGATAAAGAGGGTTTGCGTTCAGGGCCTCTGAGCTTGCCAAACATGGACCGCCTTGGGCTGGGGCTGGTCGCAGAGAAGGCGACGGGCTCCCGTCCGGCCAATCTCTCTTATGAAGGAGAGCCAAAAGGTCTCTGTGCCAATGCAGCCGAGGTTTCCATTGGCAAGGACACGCCATCAGGCCATTGGGAAATTGCGGGTGTTCCCGTGCCCTTTGACTGGGGCTACTTCCCCGAAACGCAACCAACCTTCCCTCCGGAAATGACCAAGGCCTTTCTGGAGAAAACAGGTTTGCCGGGCATTTTAGGCGACAAGCATGCGTCCGGCACCGTGATCATCAATGAGTTAGGCGAAGAAAGCATCCGCACGGGTATGCCGATCTGCTACACCAGCGCCGACTCGGTTTATCAGATTGCGGCCCATGAAGAGCATTTCGGACTGGATCGCCTTTATGAGATCTGCGAAATCGCCTTTGATCTGGTCGCCCCATACAATATCGGACGCGTCATTGCCCGTCCGTTCATTGGTGAGACGCCCGCAGATTTCGAACGCACCGGCAATCGCCATGACTATTCGGTTTTGCCGCCAGAGCCGACATTGCTTGATCGCGCCGAAAAGGACGGTCGTCAGGTTTTGGCCGTCGGCAAGATCTCGGATATTTTCGCCGCCCAAGGGGTGACGAAAAAGATCAAGGCCACAGGCAACCCGATGATCTTTGATGAAACCTTGAAAGCCATTGCCGAGGCCAAGGACGGGGATCTGGTCTTCTCCAACCTTGTTGATTTCGACATGCATTATGGCCATCGCCGTGATGTGCCCGGCTATGCCGCAGCGCTTGAATATTTTGATGGGCGATTGCCCGAATTGGAAGCAATGCTTCAGCCCGGCGATCTGGTGGTGTTGACGGCCGATCATGGCTGCGATCCCACTTGGCAGGGGACAGACCACACGCGTGAGCAGGTGCCTGTCTTGATGTTCGGTCCGGGCATCGAAGGGCGCTATGCCGGTCAGCGTAACACTTTTGCCGATATCGGCGAGACGGTGGCCGCGCATCTCGGGCTTGCTCCGGGTAAGCATGGCACATCCTTTCTCAAAGTCTGA